In Desulfolutivibrio sulfodismutans DSM 3696, the following are encoded in one genomic region:
- a CDS encoding IS5 family transposase, with protein sequence MSERNSNKPGIADYVVSHRRHKECFLDEIDRLIDWKPFEKLLRKKLSRVVNAVGNPAYAPLPMFKILLLQRWYNLSDAAVEECLYDRLSFVRFVGLSLDHDEVPDSSTICRFRQSLLEKNVLKRLLDKLNHQLQRRGLLVREGAIVDASVITSSRRPLKVIDILPEDREEDDDEASDVTISYSDDADAAWLRKGNRAYYGYKVHAATDSRDGFLLGGHVTPANRSDTQEFVDILDEIGPMPGGRIYADKGYSSQLNRHVLQARRLADGIMHKAARNRALNPAEKAANRQVSSVRSKVERAFGTLKRSYGFFRTRYLGVAKVELEFLLNAMAFNLKKAVLKAGC encoded by the coding sequence TACGTCGTGTCCCATCGCAGGCACAAGGAATGCTTTCTGGATGAGATTGATCGCCTCATTGATTGGAAGCCGTTTGAGAAGCTTCTTCGAAAAAAGCTCAGCCGAGTCGTCAATGCCGTTGGTAATCCTGCATATGCACCGTTGCCGATGTTTAAAATCCTTCTGCTCCAGAGGTGGTACAACCTGAGCGACGCGGCGGTGGAGGAATGCTTGTACGATCGGTTGTCCTTTGTCCGATTCGTGGGCCTTTCCCTTGATCATGACGAGGTGCCCGATTCCTCGACCATTTGCCGGTTTCGGCAGAGCCTGCTTGAAAAAAACGTCTTGAAGCGGCTTCTGGACAAACTCAACCATCAACTCCAGCGGCGCGGCTTACTGGTACGTGAAGGAGCCATCGTGGACGCGAGCGTCATCACCTCCTCGCGCCGCCCCCTCAAAGTAATCGATATTCTTCCCGAAGATCGCGAGGAAGATGACGACGAGGCGTCGGACGTAACCATCAGCTACTCCGATGACGCCGATGCGGCCTGGTTGCGCAAAGGGAACCGGGCTTATTACGGCTACAAAGTCCATGCGGCCACGGACAGCCGGGACGGCTTTCTCCTCGGCGGCCATGTCACGCCCGCCAACCGTTCGGATACGCAGGAATTCGTGGATATTCTTGATGAGATTGGCCCCATGCCAGGGGGCCGCATCTATGCGGACAAGGGATACAGCAGCCAGTTGAACAGGCATGTGCTCCAAGCTCGGAGACTTGCCGACGGCATCATGCATAAGGCCGCTCGCAACCGTGCGCTGAACCCCGCCGAAAAAGCGGCAAATCGTCAAGTTAGCAGCGTCCGGTCGAAGGTGGAACGGGCTTTCGGAACGCTCAAAAGAAGTTATGGCTTCTTCCGGACGCGTTACCTGGGGGTAGCCAAGGTTGAACTTGAATTTTTACTCAACGCTATGGCTTTCAACTTGAAAAAAGCGGTGCTCAAAGCGGGATGTTGA